Below is a genomic region from Nilaparvata lugens isolate BPH chromosome 8, ASM1435652v1, whole genome shotgun sequence.
aaattttatgagagatgaagatgctgatgatgatgatgatgatgctggaGATGATTCTgacaatgaagatgatgatgatgactatgGAGACCAGggtgaagagaaaagaagattcaaaaaaaaagataataacCTATATAGAATCACCGGCGGAAAGATGGTGGGTATCTATAATATCTTACGGTATTTTACTGTATATTTTACGTATACTGTGTATTTTTCGGTGTTTTACTAAATTTTACTGTAGTGTATGACCTTTATtcgattttaataattgaagttCTTCAATACATTGCTTGGTATTTCTTCATCACAAACCAATCTGCAGAacatgttttgtatttttttatattttcatatatattaaaTGGTGTCTGCTATACATTTGAATGGTGTCATTTTGTGCATTATAAATTATGATGACCCTCAACATTTTCCTAATATATTGTGAGAGGAAAGGTGCCAGCACTTTTGTGTGAGAAAATGAGCTAAAGTCATATTGTGCTACTTATTCctttacaatttttttagaatattctCATTTTAGAGTTGTCTATGCTAATTATTTTTACTAATTTCGTGCTAGTAGAGTACTTCTGGTACCGGTAGAGTACTTCTGGCACTTCGAGTACACTGATTTCATATGGTGATttgcaggggtgcccagcccccccaaggccaATGGCGCAAGCCCCCCCCCAATTCAAGTGTAATGACCCCCCCAATCCATGTATAATgaccccccccccaaagtaccacaactcccaactctttagtttttaacattagtcagtgtatgacaataaaattcacatcttaaggtgcttacagatatacgcgccgcgaacatgagcaattcacttttaatcagctgatgccaagctttttatatctgtattttaccgtttctgtaaaaatacagatataatcagctgattaaaagtgaattgctcatgttcgcggcgcgtatatctgtacacacctctacattctaatcttccaaaggacattatttacctttggtcttgtgaggaattctttctgttttcataatattgtaaaaatatataccatcgtttcttatctctttaaaatagaaataaagtatttttttgatattatttttgagactagcagtgcacccgttcttgttcgggaggactagaaagaacttcattttacatcaggaaaaactacatgacacatatttaataggatattaaaagataagtgagggaggctttgctttttaaatgttaaggttacaaagttgaataataatatcattgataattctttattgcaaaagaatattgcatagcaatcttggtaaacattcatacaaatttggaacgattttattcatacaatatataatgtcggcaagtttaggtattctaaatctaacgagcaatttctgtttagatgttttgatatttaaatttttagatgtttatatgtttgtatttcaccggatctcgaaaacggctctaacgattctcacgaaattcagaacatagtaggtttataatatgaaaaatcgattacactaggtctcatccctggggaaactcgctgaaggacattaaaagaatttattcatccttggaaaaacagctgataatttcggcgtctgttgatgatggaagtgagtgagcgagtgtatgtgtgtgggactgagacaaaattatgactcatctgttgaacttttgtacataattcaatcaggtacttagtgacagttgtacaaaagccggttaaattttaatcctgattaattccagtagaaccaatcagataagctatctttttgtgatggtcttctgtgatttggttcacgtgacatgaatcaggattaaaatttaacatgcttttgtgagagaaatttttgcattcctctgcgaattaatctcaatccactgtgattagatagaacctctctgtatgaactatgaatatttattataatttcttctttcgtaataatttttatatgcttttgtggTTACTCTAGAGCGGAGcacggtgccccgatatttatcatgaactggaataggttgtcactgatgttgtgttgttggtagtatttactttttaacattacaggagtaaataacacaagtcgaacaaaatgtatcttcaaatggtttggtttttggaataaagatatcatttgaacaagtacattttgtatattctatctattaataccaaatatcggggcaccgagctttgctcgttatttattcattgataaacagatttatttcattgataatcatttcttcaaaatgattggggaagtactaacaggcatagcccaaaactgttacttacccgaattttgatttattcactacgaaaaatatatttcgtctgtgatttattcacagacgaaatcatcatctgtttttccaaggatgaattatccttttcatgtccttcagggagttttctcagggatgagacctagtgcaatcgaattttgatatcataaacctactatattccgaatttcgtgaaaatcgttagagccgtttccgagatccgttgaacataaataaccagatagccagatatagaaatagaaaaatataaacagatatacataaattgctcgctattataataggataacaacttatagtccagtcaaatggtcgttttttcaggaaacagccccgaaataacttttttcgatggttctatatatattttggggcgctgaattctaatctgaaatttgctgacacaccagaaggcgacttcaccccaaaattttggatttttttaagttttccatttaatctcgagaaccttgaatttctcgagaaaaagcattctctataagtaaagataataaatttccaatgaattgagtggtcgcgcaggactactttttggattttatatctgaagtgttccacaagatacgcaactttgaatgtgcgagaaatttgtgatattttccccattctcacagtctcgcatatgcaacgttgcgtatcttgtggaaaacttcagatgcaaaatccaaaaagtggtcgaggttgtgatgaattttctcctttcactcccatgaaatatacttctgttttcaataccgttcaaaagttacagccaattgaatgataatctttattttctcatttttcttgcgattttactgttattaaagagtctctaaaatgagtacaatgcatgataggaacttgcgattggtcttatatgagagaaaatttcatgctctataagctgagttgccctaaattgatcttgcattactgtttatatcgaaaaactgtcgagactgtgaatatgaaaaaaatatcgcatatttcttgcaacagcaaggaaactcaaacacaggaccattaaaaattaaaatgaagcaaaggaaatcagaataatagtggatgatgaagttataatttatttttgtcaaagatttacctccaaactcataggcttaaaattcctgcatacaaaatattatcaattgtgcttatgctttatattgagttacacttagcaaaatataacattgtaaaggtggaaaaattaactacattaggatatctctatttaataccttgcttttttaatcataattcaaaatgttgacataaaatatacaaaaaatcatgccccccccaaaaatgttgatggcgcaaattgcgccatgccccccccttgtgggcacccctggtgATTTGAATCTTTGAACCAATGAATATTGAACATCACAGTAATGGTCAAAGTCATATAATGCACACAATGAAGGCAATTAAAATTTAGTAACTTACTCATTACACAATATAACATGTAGGGCTAATATAACCTGGACACATAGATGGTTAGATAATAAGCACTCGGTCTAGAAATAATactctaataaaaatattgagaactTGGActagataatttaaaaaaatctattaataagaaattaaaattcaaattaatttcaagttcataacaaattcaatttcaaaattacaattacaattcTTATACTCAGcttatattatttcttgcaCAGTATGGACTCTATTCAGGCTGTGCCGGGGTGTTGGTTTACATAGTTTTCGGATCTACTAGACAAATAGCGCTGGGTCCAACAGCTCTACTTTCATTACTGACCTATCACTACACGAGAGGAAAGAGTGCAGACTATGTGGTACTATTGACTTTCCTTGTCGGTTGTGTGGAGCTGCTATGTGGTATTCTACAGCTTGGTGAGTCAATGGAAGCCAACATACTTAAAAACGTTGAAATAAACTTTACAAAATGTCACTCTCATTTCGTGTGTCACTGTGTATCGTTgaacaataatagagaataatttttaataattttgaataatagagAATAATTTGTGGAAATTTTTCTCGAATAACTGGATTTAGTAACAGATACAACATTTCGCCGGTATTTCAAAAACtgatataaatttaaaagttgTAAAAGCCAAAATCAGTTTGGAGTTATTCAGGCTAAATGAAGTGGTTTCTTGTGGAACTATTCGAATAATGAAGTGGTTGCAATCttgcaatttttcaatcaataatagatGGACTATAAAGatgattaataaaaaaatggcCTATTTCcaacaaacatttcaaattacaaaatagATACTCGAAACTGTATGGACTATtaaaaaataacaatacttgctgataattataaactattatttaaaaatatacgGTAATACAAATAAGTtacaattcaattttgaaataaacgaTAGAGCCAAATCCCAATCATTTCCTTCCATGCTTTGTATGGCGTTTCCAGTACAATACATCCTGTATTGTATCCTGTGatgtaatgtataaatatagtcctaatattattattgaaataacaataattttaaagatgcaataaatcaatattatcatgtagtgagatttacttcaagCCAATGTATTTGCTAGAAACTGTCATTTTGCGATTCATTTTGACATCAAACCACCAgctgattcaattcagtttaagctttcactgtgcaagcgacactgactttataactcgattcaattataaatctattcaattcaactttTATAATAACGCTTTTAATACCTATTTTTCAGGATTCCTGGTTAATTTTGTGTCAGTCCCTGTAATATCTGGATTTACGTCAGCTGCTGCCCTGATTATAGCTTCAGCTCAGTTGAAAAGCCTGTTCGGACTGCGCTATAATGCCGAATCCTTCATTGAAACTTGGAGAGAATTTTTCAAACACAACGCTGAGACTAGACTATGGGATCTGACTCTGGGACTGTTTTGTATTGTCACTCTTATGTTGTTAAAGGTACTGTAAGTggctatttcaataatatttcaatttcttgataagtttcattaattttattgtataggGAGAGATTTTGTGGTATTTGTCtataaaaaaagaataagacattgatgttgtcaattccaTTATATTTTGGTATCTTCAGTTTCCTTTACTtggtgtatatttatttatacattgatacataggttacaatataattctcaactatgaatgactgggaaagaaacaacaggcttaaagtccaaaactgttcctttcccaaatttagatagaaattgtcaaaaatatacTAAATATATAGTACTCTCTTGCTATCAATAGCTCTTTTGCAGTTATTTTATacgggtaagcattcctgaccggcaattaggaggtactgggttcgattcccgggctgacaaattaATCTTTGTAcggtatagtagcgctcatcgaatttctatctagctgtttaccctgatgttgtcaatatttgcagtagcagaagtcttcggggtgaattacacagcattcaattgggattttcgtttaataataattagttatttTTCATTACCGTAATGATTATACATTAGAATATGTTTACCCAAGTATTTCTTCAAACATTATTTGTAAATTCATAACTACATTCCGGTTTTTCTGAACCCACTTATAAAGCTAGGTGCATCCATACCTTTTTATTCCTTCATTTTCAAGCAGAAAAACTTACTAGGGATTAGGTGGGCATCATCTCaagaaaattcataaaaaataatcttaagaaaaaaatcatttgaagtaTCTATCTGAATGACTTCAGTGAATCTATCTCGTTTTATCCCTTCATTAAGCACGCAAAAACATAATAGGGatttatgtgggcatcatcctaaAAAATACTGTTGTAACAATTACAGTAATGTAAAATATCTGGAAAATGATTCAAGTGTATCAGATTTTAGATTGAGGACCTTCTCAATTTCGTATCCTAGACGCATATTCATTTTGCAATCCTTTGTAATTCATATAGTCCCTaaaatctttttttttcaaCACCTGGTCCTATCGGTTTCTTTTTCCAACCTTTCCCTTATTATTTTTCCCCATCACATCCTTTCATATCTACCGTCTATTTACTTTTTCTGATACCTTTTTCACCTTCTCAAGAAATGAAggttttcctagtacatggatatCCATAGCTGGAAAAACCCTTCAATCTTCCACATTTTTTTGTaccactttctttttattttgttttaatgtgtaGCCTACTGTTGTTGTTTGCATGTTTTTGTTAATCTCTGTATCAAACTTGTACGTGCGTGTAAAATAAATTAGTAGATTTCTCACGTTTCatctacatttttcaataagtttTATTCCACATTTTTAATTTCTGTTCAAGAAACTGAACAACATACAACTGGTTGGAAAAGGAGAAACGTTGGAAGGTTGGCGAAAAACGTTGAAACAAATATTTTGGGCGATTTCAATTGGAAGAAATGCCTTGATAGTAGTGATCTGCTCACTGTTGGCCTATGCCTATGATCAAGCCAATGTTCATCCTTTCGTCTTGACAGGTAGGTAGGtgtcaaaaacaattcaatatatttcattgAATAAGATTGAATTGGATTTCTATTAGCATCTATAAAATTAACAttttacttgattatttttcaGGAGAAATACAATCAGGTCTTCCGAATATAGCACCACCGCCATTTCAAACTTTGGATGAAAATGGAGAAACAGTCGGTTTTTTGGAGATGGCAACAGATCTTGGATCTGGATTGCTGGTGATCCCACTTATAGCAATTGTCAGCAACTTGGCACTCAGCAAAGCATTCTGTGAGTCTATTTTGTTttccattaaaaaaaaaacccaCCTACAATTTTTCCTCATTTCACTTAGTGACTGGaataaattttttcatattgatttatttttacaaCAGTAAGTAAATTACTtactcctatagtgaggtccacgttataatggcagtggagaaagatggaagaaCAGCGTTACCGCTTCTCTACCTTGCCActataaaatactatagaatataaaataaactaCTATTTATAAATACTAAAGGGCTATACTAGAAGggcactgccttctataaaatatagctgatactggtatatctgatgtaatataactgttcattcttgttaaaaataatctattatattatttattctacaaggAAGTATATTTCTTCaagcaatgttattgctatccttgtctatcattcaacaaagcagatagcactctctttttcgctttgctctgatgccagatcttcttttaataatgtagaattaataatcaacaaaatatttcatcttaattatgaaaattcattatgaaattatttaaaaatatgattttttgctcaatcaaatattatttattattttaaacgtgaattaacagttaatattacattaataaacctgtatcagtcaccgtctatagaagacattgacaagaaagaggatcggcaacgttgatcttctatctttctccactgacattataacgtggaactcactataagCGCTACAGGCCGATGTGATCCTTGGCCTCCTCTACAAATAAGCCTATCCATTCACATATAATATAGCCACAATATAATATtgctacatataataaataatagagctACACTATTATATTGATTTCGTCAATTTTTCAcgattatttatcaaattttgatgTCCGTCCAGCTGATGGTGGACGTACCGATGCTACACAAGAGATGATAGCTCTGGGACTCGCCAATATAGTTGGATCCTTCGTCAAGTCCATGCCAATGTGTGGAGCCTTTTCTAGATCTGCTGTCAACAATGCTAGCGGAGTGAGGACAACTTTCGGCGGACTTTACACAAGTAAGGATACATTTCACTCTTAATTCttctcattttatacaaaaccATATCTGATAAGTGTCAAATTGgtgattcaaaaatattcaatattaagaatcactaataaataatactcaGTTACATTTTGTATATGcatataatatatgtatattgGTACCtgttgtgaggtccacgttataatgacagtggagaaagatagaagaacagtgttgccgtttctctgtcttgccaccaccttctatgaaagatagctgATAGCGGTActtctgatgtaatattaactgtctattCTTGTGTCCAATATAGGCTGATGATGCT
It encodes:
- the LOC111047411 gene encoding sodium-independent sulfate anion transporter — its product is MFPKVFGAKKLLQKHLPILVWLPKYTAKDAISDAIAGITVGLTLMPQAIAYAALAGLGPQYGLYSGCAGVLVYIVFGSTRQIALGPTALLSLLTYHYTRGKSADYVVLLTFLVGCVELLCGILQLGFLVNFVSVPVISGFTSAAALIIASAQLKSLFGLRYNAESFIETWREFFKHNAETRLWDLTLGLFCIVTLMLLKKLNNIQLVGKGETLEGWRKTLKQIFWAISIGRNALIVVICSLLAYAYDQANVHPFVLTGEIQSGLPNIAPPPFQTLDENGETVGFLEMATDLGSGLLVIPLIAIVSNLALSKAFSDGGRTDATQEMIALGLANIVGSFVKSMPMCGAFSRSAVNNASGVRTTFGGLYTSILVLLALGVLTPYFYFIPRASLAAVIITAVLHMVDIDILKPIWSTNKYDLLPVAVTFFSCLLLGVEVGLLIGILMDLAFLLYHTAKPSINVERVVDTNCSYWMVIPRGSLLYPAVDHVRSKIFNKTFSKTEEGIQTRTIVFDCSHISKIDFTAAQGLQDMLKDIRNQKMQLVLLYANEEMVHSVKNLCPQLKVAMSQLELQTILAEDFVCEVILKTSTTEPIKQKILEETFKQKEETRF